The window ATTCTCAAATCATCGGGTGTGAAGTATTTGATTATGGTGAGTCTATTGGTGAGGTGAGCCAGATTATTGAAACAGGTGCGAATGATGTCTGGGTAGTTAAACATAAAGAAAAAGAATATTACATTCCATATATTGATGATGTTGTTAAGTCTGTTAATGTCGATGAGCAAAAGATTATTATTGAATCATTGGAAGGGATGATTGAATGATTATTACATATTTAACATTGTTCCCTGAGATGTTTGATGGTGTGATCAATTCATCGATTATGAAACGTTCCCAGTCTCATAATGTCACATTTAATTGTGTTAACTTTAGAGATTATAGTGGAAATAAACATCAACAAGTAGATGATTATCCATACGGTGGTGGCCAAGGTATGGTGTTAAAAGTTGAACCGATTTATAATGCTTTACAATCGTTACCACCGAATGAGAATCGTCGGGTTATATTACTATGTCCTCAAGGAAAGCCGTTCACTCAAAGAGATGCAAAATCATTTAGTGAATGTGAAGATATTGTCTTCATATGTGGTCATTATGAAGGGTATGATGAGCGAATTAGAGAGCATTTAGTTACTGATGAATATTCAATCGGGGATTATGTACTGACAGGGGGAGAACTTCCAGCAATGGTCATGACGGATGC of the Abyssicoccus albus genome contains:
- the trmD gene encoding tRNA (guanosine(37)-N1)-methyltransferase TrmD gives rise to the protein MIITYLTLFPEMFDGVINSSIMKRSQSHNVTFNCVNFRDYSGNKHQQVDDYPYGGGQGMVLKVEPIYNALQSLPPNENRRVILLCPQGKPFTQRDAKSFSECEDIVFICGHYEGYDERIREHLVTDEYSIGDYVLTGGELPAMVMTDAIVRLVPDVLGNELSHQQDSFSDGRLEHAQYTRPREFNGWSVPDVLLSGDHAKIEAYRQQDSYARTEARRPDLL